The genomic window GCTCGAGCCGCGCTCTTTCACCTCGAATGCTGCACCCGGCCGATGGCGAGGGCCTTGAGCGCGGCCGGGTGTGGCTCGTACTGGTCTTCCTGGTAATAAAGCTCGGCGATCAGGCGCGCGCGGAACTTCTGGAAGAGGGGGAGCCTCTTCGTGATGTCCTCGGGGAGGTAGACGGGCGCGGGGCGGGCGCCGGTGCCGGTGGTCGTGTGGAGGTGGGCGCGAATCGCGGTCATCCCGAGGATCTGGCGCTTCTGGTAATGGCGGCCCTCGACGAGCGCGCGCTCCATCTGCAGGTCGAGCGTGTCGGCGCTGAGGGCGCGCCGGGCCTTCTGGAAGGCGTCGCGAATACGCAAGGTGTAGCCCTCGATGATCGGCGGAGGGCAGAGGTGATCGGGCGTCGCCAGAAATTCGCGGGCCTCGCGGATGGCCGTCTTGAGCCCCTCGTCCGTGCCCGCGACGGGCGTCGACACGGCCACGGCGGCCTCGAGCGTCTTGCGCTCGTCGAAGGGGAACGAGAGCTCTCCGGAGAGCAATAACAAGGAGGGGACGAACTTGTTGCCCGGACGAACGGCGGCGCCGAGCTCGGCTTCGAGCTGATCGACGTCCTGGGAGGCCCCACGCGAGAGGATCTCGAAGATGTCGCGGGTGTCCTCGATCTCGATGGGGTCCTTCGTGGGGGCCGGATCGTCGAGGGTCTCGTCGGCGGGTTTCTCCTCCATTTCGTCGAGGATGGCGCGCCATACGGGGACGCGGCAAATGCGGGCGACGGCCTCGGGGTTGTACCAGATCAAATGGAGGACCTCGCGGGCGTCGAGCCGGCCCGAGGGGCGGACGCCGGCGCCGAAGGCCGTGGGCGAGATGCGGCCGTCGTCGCGTTTGCCCGCGGAGGTCGTCGTATTCGAGCCCGCGGCGGCGTTGGAGGCGCCGAGGACGCCGGCGCTCGCGTCCTGCGGGGAGGCTTGCGCGGCGGCGGTGGCGGCGGCGACGACGACCTGGCCAATGGACGGCGCCGGCTGCGGCTGGACAGGCGCGGGCGGAGGAGGCGGGGCGACGACGGGCGGCGGCGGCGGGGCCGCGACGGGCTGCTGGCCGGGGAGGGTGGACTTCCAGCTCGGCGACGAGGGGCGCGCGGGAGGCGGGGGCGGCGTGGTCTTCGCCTGCGGCGGGGGCGGGGCGGGGGGCCAGGGGGTCGGCTTGGCGAAGGGGAGCCCGCCCGAGGGCGTGGTCCGTTCGTCCCAGGTCGCCCGCGGCTGCGCGGGCTGCGTGGGTTGTGCGGTCGCGGCGAAGGGCAGGCCGCCCGAGACCATCGTGCGTTCGTCGGCGATGTTGTGGGCGGGCGCGGCGGCCTTGACGAAGGGCAGCGCCTTTTGCTGGCGCGGCGGCGCGCTGAACTCCGGTGGAATCACGGTATCGATGCCCTCATCGTCCTCGGCGATCATGGTCATCGTGGTGGCGCGCGGCTTGGGCGGCGGGGGAATGGCCGGGTCCTGCGCGACGGGCCTGCCAGGGACGGAGGGCCCGGGGGCGATGGGGACGACGGTCGTGGCTTCGTCGAGGGTGAGCACGATGCGGCCGGGCTCTTCGAGGCGCTCGAGCTGAATGCGGCCGCGGAAGGTCAAGGTGGCGAGCTGGCGATCGGTGTCGATCCAGAGCGTATCGCAGAGCAATGCGAGGACGTGCGCGCCGCCCCGCCCTTCGAGCACGGCGCGGGGCCGGAGGCCCGGCAGATTGGTCACGAGGCGCGGGACCTGCGGGTGCATGTTTTCGAGGACGACACGCGCGTCCTCGGCGAGCTCGGCGAGCTGCTGGTCGCCGGGCGCGACATTGAAATACGAACGATCGAAATCCTCGGGCAAGGGGGCAGCGATGAGGGAATGGGGGGAGAAGCCCTGGGCATGACGACCGAGCTTGCCGCGGCGGAGGGGCCACTCCGGGGGCATGGGGCCGAAGCCGACGGACGGAATGGGGGTGGCCGGGGAGCTCACGTTGAGGCCGGGGGGCTGGAGGTTCGGGAGCTTGAGGCGGCCGAAGGAGTCGCGGACGTCGAGGCGGACGCCGACGGGGTTCGAGGTCTCGGGCCCCCCCGCGGCGCGCTCGTAGGCGAGGGACATGCGGGAGAAGCGCTGGCCCTCGACGAGGGTGCCGTCGGCGGTGAAGGAGCGGTCCTGGTGGACCTCGATGGATTTGTCGATGTCGCCGACGATGAGGCGCGCGAAGAGCGAGCGGACGGGCAGCCCCTGGGGCGCGAACGCGGAGCCGACGAGGACGACGTCGACGCGAGACTTGACGGGGGCGAGGTCGCTCGGGGCGAAGAGGCTTCGGCCGTCGTCGTCGTCCCAGTAGCAGTCCTCCTCGTGGACGGGCTCCTGGGCGGTGGCGAGCGGCGATTTGCCCGGCTGGATCTGGCACGTCGCCTTGGCGACGAACGTGAGCGTGAAGGCGCCGGGTCCGGACTGCCAGATCATCGAGGCGACCGGCAGCGGAGAGAGGGAAACGACCTCCATTCGTCGAGGTTAAACCAAGGGGAGCGCCGGTGACCAGGTCTTCGCGGGCGCCCGCGGATACGGTGTGGTGGTTCGTATCAGTGCCCGTTCGTGGCCCCCAGCCACGCCGCGAGCTTCTCTGGGGACAGGTCGAGCACGGCGTCGCCGACCTCGTCCGGCCCTTGCTCGCGCAAATGCTCCACGAGGGACGAGCGCTCGGCCGACGTGAGCGCGCGACGGAGCCGGCGCTCGACCATGTGCACGAGCGGACGGAGCCCCTCCTCGCGCCCCTCCTCGCGTCCCTCCGCGCGTCCCTGCACGAGCCCCTTGGCGATCAGCTCGCGGACGATCTCGCTCTGATACTCGTAATTCCGCATCTTCCCCAGCTCCTCGAACGCCTTGCGTGCCGCCTCGCCCAGTGAAGATAGCACGAGGTCCGCGTACAGCGCCTTCCGCTCGGCACCCTCGACGCCCGTGCTCGCCGCCAGCGCAACGGCGGCGACCTCGAGCCCCTTGTCCGTTTGTCCGTGCGAAAGCGCCGACAGCACCGCAAGCTCCGGCCGCCTCGTCGCCTCCCCGATGTCCGTCACCACCGGAACACCCGCAGGGCCGAGCACCAGCGGCGCGACCGCTCCCTGACCCGGCCCGAGCTCGATCGGTTTGGCCAGGCGCGACGCGAGCGCCGCGTCGGGCGTCACGACCAGCAGGCACGCCGGGCAGCGGTAACGCGCGCGCGCACCGGCGATGTACGCCGGCCACACGAACGATTTGTCCGCGTCCCACTGGAGCTGCACCTCGACCACGATGACGAGCACCGGCCGCTCCTCCACCAGGAGCACCAGCAGATCGGCCCGCATTTCCCGCGGGATGATGTCCGTCAGGTCGGCCGCCTCGATGCGCGCCTCGGTGAAGCGCGGCAGCGGCACCGAGAGCGCCTCGGCGAGCAGCTCCGCCGCCAGCACGGGGCGATTGCGGAACAACTCGACGAGCGCTTCATGCAGGACCGAAGGCACGGGCAGCCCGGTAGGTTGGTTTGTCCTCGGGGTCAAGGGCAAACGATGAGGGCGCGCCGGCAGCGCGAGGGGTCATTGCATCGAGCCGCCGCCCTGGGTATCGGGCGGCAGCGGCGGCCTTCGCGCGAGCAGGTCGAGGGCGGCGCCGCGCAGGACGGCGGGGACCTGGGTGGCCTCGGCGACCTCGGCGAGCTCGTGCCGGAGGAGCTGCGAGAGGACGGGGACGGAGAGCTCGGGGGGCGTGCCGGGGTTGAGGACGAAGGTCATGCGCACGCGGGCGCGAGCCATCCAGCGCGCAGAGCGAGCGATCTCGGAGGCGACTTCGGGCTTCTGGGGGCGCTTGGCGGCAATACGGACGACGTCGTCCTCGGTGAGGCGAGGATTGGCGAGCAGGTTCTCGACGACGCGTGGATGGGGGTCGGCGAGCAGTTTGTCGAGGACAGCGCGGGCGGGCATGCGGGCGAGGGCGCGGCGCTCGCCGAGGGAGAGGGGGCGTCCGCCGGGCTCGAGGGCGATGCCGCGGTGCTCGATGGGGGAGCTCGGCGGGGGATCGGCGACGCGGGTTCTGCGACGGAGGAGGCGGGAAAGGCCGAGGAGGGAGGCGTCCCTGGCGAGGTCGCGGAGAGCGGTGATCCAGGCGGCGTGGGCGGGGTCGCCGAGGAGCGGGAGGAGGGCGGCGAGGACCTCGCGGGCGGTCGGATCGGCCTGTTCGGCGCGAGAGGCGAGCTTGTCGAGGGCGCGGGCGGCGGTGGGGAGGCCCGCGGCTTCGAGGGTGCGCAGGACGAGGGCAGTGCGCATGCCGAGGTCGGCGAGCGCAGGGACGACCTTGCAGAGGCGCGCGGCGAGGGCGGCGGAAGGGTCGTCGGGGGCGGGAGAGCGCGGTTTCAAGGGGGATAAGGGAGGGTAGCAGGGAGCGGACGCGGGACGACACGTGCACGTTCCGGAACAGCACCCAGCCCACGCCGCGCGTGGGCGAGGCCTTTCAGACGATGCCGTCCATCACCTCGAGCGCGAGCTCGTACTTGCCGAGCGGCGGCATGATGTACGCCCCCGCCACGCGATGACGCACCGCCGCGAGCATTTCCCGCGCAATGGCCACGCCCTCTTTTCGCGCGGCCGGGCCGCTGCCGACGCGCTGCATGCGGTCGCGCACGTCCTTCGGGATCTGCATGCCGGGGACCTCGTTGTGCAAAAACTCGGCGTTCTTGTGGCTCGCGAGCGGCAGGATGCCCACGAGGACCGGCAGGCCGAGGGGCTCGGCGTCTTTCAAGAATCGATCGAGCACTGAGACGTCATAGACCGGCTGCGTCATGACCAGCTCGGCGCCCGCGCGCTTCTTCAGCGCGAGGCGCTCCATTTCGCGCGCGTAATTCAAGGCCGCAGGCTCGGCGCCCGTCGCGCAGAAGAACGAGGTCACGCCGCCGAGCGGCTTGCCGCCAGGGTCGATCCCCGCATTGAGGCGCGAGGCGAGGCGCAAGATGCCGATCGAGTCGAGGTCGTAGACCGCCGTCGCGTCGGGAAAATCGCCCATCTTGGGCGGGTCGCCCGTGACCACGACGAGGTTGCGAATGCCGAGCGCGTGCGCGCCGACGAGGTGCGCGACCTGGCCGAGCAGGTTGCGATCACGGCCGCAGACGTGCAGCAAGGTCTCGATGCCGAGCTCCTCCTGCATGAGCACGGCGAGCGCGAGGTTCGACATCCGGGCCTGCGCGCGGGCGCCGTCGGCGATGTTGATCACGTCGACGCCACCCGTGACCAGCATCTTCGCGGCCGCGATGGCAGAGCGCGGGTCGAGGCCGACCGGCGGGTTCACCTCGACGGAGACGATGAACTTCTGGCCGATCTTGCCGGCGAGCTTGCTCTTGTCGCGCGTCGCGACGGGCCTTTGGCCGCTCGTGACGTGCACGGGCGGCTCGGGCGGGATGCTGCTGTCGGAGAAGCCGACCCAGAGCGGGCCAGGGTCGTCGCAGGCGCCGGCGGCGGCGCTCGCCTCCATACGCGCGGCGGCGGCCATGCGGCGGATGTGCTCGGGGGTCGTGCCGCAGCAGCCGCCGATGAGGCGGACGCCGAGCTTGCAGAGCCTACGAGCGAAGACGCCGAAGTACTCGGGGGTGGAGACGTAAATGAAGCGGTCGTCGACGCGGCGGGGGATGCCGGCGTTCGGGAGGGCCGCGAGGGGAATGCCGAGGGGCAGGAGCTTCTCGATGGCCGCGAGGACGACCTGCGGGCCGTCGGAGCAGTTGACGCCGATGACGTCGCAGCCGAGGTCACGCAGGCGGGCGCCGACGTCAGCGACGGGCGTGCCGTCGGAGAGCGTGAGGTCGGCGTCGACGGAGACCTCGGCGACGAGGGGGAGGCTGTCGCCCACGGCCTTGCGGATGCCGTCGACGGCGAGGAAGAGCTCCTCGGGCTGGCGCATGGTCTCGACCATGAGGAGGTCGGCGCCGCCCTCGGCGAGGGCCTCGGCCTGTTCGGCGAAGGCGTCGCGCACGCGGGCGCGGTCGTCCTCGCCGAAGGCGGCGAGCACGAGGCCGCTCGGTCCGATGGCGCCGGCGACGTAGCCGCGGTCGCCCATGGCTTTGCGGGCGAGCCCGGCGGCGGCGAGGTTGAACTCGCGGACGCGGTCTCCGTAGCCGTGGCGGGTGAGGCGCACGCGGTTGGCGCCGAAGGTGTTGGTCTCGAGCACCTGGGCGCCGGCGCGCACGTAGTCTTCGTGGATGCGCTGGACGAGCTCGGGGCGCGAGACGACGAGCTCCTCGTAGTTGACGTTGAAGAGCACGCCTCGCTCGTAGATCTGTGTGCCCATGCCCCCGTCGACGACGAGCACGCCGCGGCGTACGGCGTCGAGGAAACGCGTGGGTTTCGGGGCGATCGAGGGCGGGACGAGCGACATCGCGGCGCACCCTAGCACAGGGGATGTCGGCGGCGGCCGCCCGAACACGCGCGTCGGGCGAGCTCCCCCTCCCCTCGCCTGGACCAACTAGGTTATGCTCCGCCCGCCCGCGCGGCTGCGCGAGGGGTGTACGGAGGCGTGTACGATGTACGAACCGATCAAGTTTCCTACGAAGAGTGGGGCGGAGGCCCCGGGGGAGCTCGTGGCGCCCGAGGGCGCGGAGCGGGCGCCTGCGGTGGTCCTGATCCAGGAGTGGTGGGGGCTCAACGGGCAGATCCGTCACGTCGCGGCCCGGCTCGCGCGCGAGGGGTTCCTCGTGGCGATCCCCGACCTCTACCACGGCCGGTGGACCATCGACCCCGAAGAGGCCCAGAAGCTCATGGAGGGGCTCGATTGGGGCAAGGCGCTCGATCAGATCGGCGGCGCGGCGGCTTACCTCAAGGACCACCCGCGCAGCAACGGGCACGTCGGCGTGGTCGGGTTCTGCCTCGGCGGCGCGCTCTCGTTCGCCACGGCCACCGTCGTGCCGGAGCTCGAGGCCGTCGTGCCGTTTTACGGGCTCGCGCCGTCCGAGAAGTTCGATTACTCCAAGGTGAAGGCCCCCATCCTGGCGCATTTCGCCAGCAAGGACGAGTGGGCGAAGGCGGATGGCGCCAGGGCCGTCATGGAGCAGATGCGTTCGCGTGGACAATCCATGGAGCTCCACGTGTACGAGGCCGGGCACGCGTTCGCGCACGAGGCGCGCAAGGACGTGTACGTCCCGGAGGCGGCCGCGCTCGCCTGGAGCCGCACCATTGCTTTCTTGCACCAGCACCTCGGCTGATCCGAGGGGCTCGTTTTCCAGGTCGTGACCCGGTCGGAGGTTGGTCGATGAATCGTTGGAACAAGCTTTGGCTTATCACCTTGCCGTGCGCCGTCGCGCTCGGCTTCGCAGGCGTGGGATGCTCGGACAATCCGGACGACGGTTCGGGCGGCAGCGGCGGAGAGGGCGGGTCGCCGGCGAGCAGCAGCTCGAGCAGCGGCATGGGCGGCTCGGGCGGCGGGGCCGGCGGGGCCGGCGGCGGCGGCTGCGGCGATACGATGACGGACGCGATGAACTGCGGCGCCTGCGGCAATGAATGCGCGCCCGGCCAGACCTGCGCCGGCGGCGTGTGCACCTGCGGCTCGGCGAGCGTCGCGTTCGCGGACGTGCAGACGCTCCTGACGGCGAGCTGCGCCGTGGGCGGCTGCCATTCGGGCGCGGCGCCGAAGCAGGGTCTCGATCTGACGAGCGCGAACGCCCATGCCGCGCTCGTGAACGTGGCGGCCGACCAGTGCGCGGACGGGACGCGGATGCGCGTCAAGCCGGGCGAGCCGTCGGAGAGCTACCTCATCGACAAGATGATGAACGTCGACAAGTGCGCGGGGAACAGGATGCCGCCTTCGATCGCGCTCTCGGACGACAAGATCCAGACCGTGTCGGACTGGATCTGCGGCGGCGCGATGCCCTGATTTTCTCGCGAACGGGATGGGGACCGATGTATTGCCCGCGTTGTCTCAGGCGTTTCGAGGATGAAGAGCACCGCTTTTGTCCCTATGACGGGGCGAAGCTCGCCGCGACGCCCGACGTATCGTTGCTCCGCGCCAAACCCACCGCCGAGACGGGTACGGTGCTCGGAGGCCGGTACGAGGTGCGGGGGCTCATCGGTCGGGGGGGGATGGCCCGGATCTACCTGGCGCTGGATCGGAACACGAGCGAGCCGGTCGCCATCAAGATGCTCGACTCGCTGCACCTGCGCGCTCCCGGAGCGCGCGCGCGTTTCGACCGGGAGGCCAAGGCGGCGAACGCCCTCGCCCACCCGAACATCGTGAAGGTCCTCGACACGGGCGAGCGGCAGGACGGGGTGCCGTTCCTCGTCATGGAGTATCTGTTCGGCGAGACGCTCGGAGATTGGCTCCGGCGCGAGACCACGATGCCGCTCCATATCGCGCTGCCCGTGCTCTCGCACACGGCGTCTGCGCTCGCGGCAGCGCACCGCGCGGGGATCGTGCACCGCGACGTGAAGCCGGACAACCTGTTTCTGGTCGGCGAGCCGGGCGAGCCTTACAACACGAAGGTGCTCGATTTTGGTTTGTCGAAGCTCGAGGCGGCGAAGGCGGTGACGCAGGCCGGGGTGGCCGTGGGCACGCCGGAGTACATGCCGCCGGAGCAGGTGGTGGGGGACAAGTCGGACCCGCGCTCGGACGTGTATGCGCTCGGCGTGATGATGTATCGAATGCTCGTCGGGGAGCTGCCGTTCCGCGCGGACGATTATGCCGTCTTGCTGGCGAGGCAGCTCATCGTGCCGCCGCGCGAGCCGTCGGAGGTGCAGCCGGGGATCGATCGGGCCACGGAGGGCGTGATCATGAAGGCGCTGCGCAAGCGGCCCGAGGATCGGTACTCGACGATGGAGGCGCTCTGCGACGACCTCGAGCGGCTCATGGGCAAGCGGCTCGGCTCGCTGTCGGCGGGGCTCTTGCCGCGAGGGCCGGACGTGTACGAGCCGAAGGATCAGCTCTCGCGGACGGCGACGAAGTTTTTTTACAACAAATTGGGGATGACGCCGCCCGCCTGGAAATGACCGGCGGGCGGCGCCCCTCGCTTCAGGCCGCCTTCACGAACTTCTGCAGCGATTGCGCGAGGTCGTGCGTGCGTTGTTGCTCGGGCGCGAGCTCCTGGAGGACGAAGTCGCGCACGGGCGGCTCGAGCTCGTCCATGTCCCGGGTATATCGCTTCTTGCCCTGATCCTCGCCCTCCTCCAGCGCGGCGAGCGCGGCGCGGTGGCCGAGCAGGTCGGCGCCGCGTTGCACGATACGCGCGAAGGCGCCCCACACGCCCGAGCTCTGCGCGGGCTCGCCGCCGAGCTCGCGCACCTTGTCGCGCAGGCGATCGACCCGCCTCTGGTGGCTCTCGCAGATCTGACGAAGCGAGCTCGTCAAATCGGCGTCGCGCACGCTGCGCAGGGCGAGCTCGTAGGTCTCGACGCTGGCCAGCTCGCCGCGCAGGAGGTCGTTCAGCCGGTCGAGCGTGTTCTCCTTCGAGGGCTCGCCCGTGCGCCGGGTCGAGGGCACCTCCTCTTTGATGGCCTCCTTGGCCGACTCGGCGGCCGCGCGTGCGACCGTGGCGACCTCGCTCGCCGCGGCCGCGATATCCCGGCCGGCGTGCTCGAGGTGCGCCTTGGCGCGCTCGATCGATCCGCTCTCGCGCTGATCGACGCTGCTGCGCTCGATCGGCGCGTTTTCTTCGCCCCGCACCTCGTGCTCGACGTCCGTCCGTCCGCTCGTCTCGGGCTCGCTGCCTTGGGGGACGTTCGTGGAGAGGTCGGGCTGGCGCTTGTCCTGGTTCATGGGGGATCCCTGGGGCGGAGCCGCTTTCGCGTCGAGCGCAGGTCGACCCTGACGTCTTCGTGGTAGGCTCGGCCCGTGACGCTCCTGAAAATTGCTCAAATTGGACATCCCGTGCTCCGCAGCCGAGCGCGCGAGGTCGAGCGGGGCGAGCTCGCCACGGCCGAGGTGCAGACGTTCATCGACGACCTCGTCGAGACCATGCGCGACGCCAATGGCGCCGGCCTCGCCGCGACCCAGGTCCACGTGCCGAGGCGGATCGTGGCGATCGAGGTCAAGGAC from Polyangium spumosum includes these protein-coding regions:
- a CDS encoding bifunctional homocysteine S-methyltransferase/methylenetetrahydrofolate reductase, whose product is MSLVPPSIAPKPTRFLDAVRRGVLVVDGGMGTQIYERGVLFNVNYEELVVSRPELVQRIHEDYVRAGAQVLETNTFGANRVRLTRHGYGDRVREFNLAAAGLARKAMGDRGYVAGAIGPSGLVLAAFGEDDRARVRDAFAEQAEALAEGGADLLMVETMRQPEELFLAVDGIRKAVGDSLPLVAEVSVDADLTLSDGTPVADVGARLRDLGCDVIGVNCSDGPQVVLAAIEKLLPLGIPLAALPNAGIPRRVDDRFIYVSTPEYFGVFARRLCKLGVRLIGGCCGTTPEHIRRMAAAARMEASAAAGACDDPGPLWVGFSDSSIPPEPPVHVTSGQRPVATRDKSKLAGKIGQKFIVSVEVNPPVGLDPRSAIAAAKMLVTGGVDVINIADGARAQARMSNLALAVLMQEELGIETLLHVCGRDRNLLGQVAHLVGAHALGIRNLVVVTGDPPKMGDFPDATAVYDLDSIGILRLASRLNAGIDPGGKPLGGVTSFFCATGAEPAALNYAREMERLALKKRAGAELVMTQPVYDVSVLDRFLKDAEPLGLPVLVGILPLASHKNAEFLHNEVPGMQIPKDVRDRMQRVGSGPAARKEGVAIAREMLAAVRHRVAGAYIMPPLGKYELALEVMDGIV
- a CDS encoding PA2169 family four-helix-bundle protein, which gives rise to MNQDKRQPDLSTNVPQGSEPETSGRTDVEHEVRGEENAPIERSSVDQRESGSIERAKAHLEHAGRDIAAAASEVATVARAAAESAKEAIKEEVPSTRRTGEPSKENTLDRLNDLLRGELASVETYELALRSVRDADLTSSLRQICESHQRRVDRLRDKVRELGGEPAQSSGVWGAFARIVQRGADLLGHRAALAALEEGEDQGKKRYTRDMDELEPPVRDFVLQELAPEQQRTHDLAQSLQKFVKAA
- a CDS encoding dienelactone hydrolase family protein, translated to MYEPIKFPTKSGAEAPGELVAPEGAERAPAVVLIQEWWGLNGQIRHVAARLAREGFLVAIPDLYHGRWTIDPEEAQKLMEGLDWGKALDQIGGAAAYLKDHPRSNGHVGVVGFCLGGALSFATATVVPELEAVVPFYGLAPSEKFDYSKVKAPILAHFASKDEWAKADGARAVMEQMRSRGQSMELHVYEAGHAFAHEARKDVYVPEAAALAWSRTIAFLHQHLG
- a CDS encoding serine/threonine-protein kinase, yielding MLRAKPTAETGTVLGGRYEVRGLIGRGGMARIYLALDRNTSEPVAIKMLDSLHLRAPGARARFDREAKAANALAHPNIVKVLDTGERQDGVPFLVMEYLFGETLGDWLRRETTMPLHIALPVLSHTASALAAAHRAGIVHRDVKPDNLFLVGEPGEPYNTKVLDFGLSKLEAAKAVTQAGVAVGTPEYMPPEQVVGDKSDPRSDVYALGVMMYRMLVGELPFRADDYAVLLARQLIVPPREPSEVQPGIDRATEGVIMKALRKRPEDRYSTMEALCDDLERLMGKRLGSLSAGLLPRGPDVYEPKDQLSRTATKFFYNKLGMTPPAWK
- a CDS encoding DUF2169 family type VI secretion system accessory protein, producing the protein MEVVSLSPLPVASMIWQSGPGAFTLTFVAKATCQIQPGKSPLATAQEPVHEEDCYWDDDDGRSLFAPSDLAPVKSRVDVVLVGSAFAPQGLPVRSLFARLIVGDIDKSIEVHQDRSFTADGTLVEGQRFSRMSLAYERAAGGPETSNPVGVRLDVRDSFGRLKLPNLQPPGLNVSSPATPIPSVGFGPMPPEWPLRRGKLGRHAQGFSPHSLIAAPLPEDFDRSYFNVAPGDQQLAELAEDARVVLENMHPQVPRLVTNLPGLRPRAVLEGRGGAHVLALLCDTLWIDTDRQLATLTFRGRIQLERLEEPGRIVLTLDEATTVVPIAPGPSVPGRPVAQDPAIPPPPKPRATTMTMIAEDDEGIDTVIPPEFSAPPRQQKALPFVKAAAPAHNIADERTMVSGGLPFAATAQPTQPAQPRATWDERTTPSGGLPFAKPTPWPPAPPPPQAKTTPPPPPARPSSPSWKSTLPGQQPVAAPPPPPVVAPPPPPAPVQPQPAPSIGQVVVAAATAAAQASPQDASAGVLGASNAAAGSNTTTSAGKRDDGRISPTAFGAGVRPSGRLDAREVLHLIWYNPEAVARICRVPVWRAILDEMEEKPADETLDDPAPTKDPIEIEDTRDIFEILSRGASQDVDQLEAELGAAVRPGNKFVPSLLLLSGELSFPFDERKTLEAAVAVSTPVAGTDEGLKTAIREAREFLATPDHLCPPPIIEGYTLRIRDAFQKARRALSADTLDLQMERALVEGRHYQKRQILGMTAIRAHLHTTTGTGARPAPVYLPEDITKRLPLFQKFRARLIAELYYQEDQYEPHPAALKALAIGRVQHSR
- a CDS encoding PE-PGRS family protein; amino-acid sequence: MNRWNKLWLITLPCAVALGFAGVGCSDNPDDGSGGSGGEGGSPASSSSSSGMGGSGGGAGGAGGGGCGDTMTDAMNCGACGNECAPGQTCAGGVCTCGSASVAFADVQTLLTASCAVGGCHSGAAPKQGLDLTSANAHAALVNVAADQCADGTRMRVKPGEPSESYLIDKMMNVDKCAGNRMPPSIALSDDKIQTVSDWICGGAMP